One window of the Salvelinus fontinalis isolate EN_2023a chromosome 2, ASM2944872v1, whole genome shotgun sequence genome contains the following:
- the LOC129867071 gene encoding protein ripply3-like: MDQCLRNANSYWRIRVISRRQKKLPLGQDMQLPSLTVKDQIMRCMGRYRESEEPLLSFPVIWRPWIPCHRETGCLEKFVQGNVPSRTRQMSKGAHGFQHPVRLFMPKSRTEEYVSHLGKMVLDSFPVQATLHFYNDDSSSEDDEDMEEELEVHSHSLDHRSHPLRENLER; this comes from the exons TCAGTCGAAGACAGAAGAAACTCCCTCTTGGTCAGGATATGCAGTTGCCGTCGCTCACAGTGAAAGACCAAATAATGAGATGCATGGGAAGATACAGGGAGTCTGAAGAGCCACTCCTAAG TTTTCCAGTGATATGGAGACCATGGATTCCCTGTCATAGAGAAACTGGATGTCTAGAAAAA TTTGTCCAAGGGAATGTGCCATCAAGAACCAGACAGATGTCCAAAGGTGCCCATGGATTCCAGCACCCTGTCAG GCTCTTCATGCCCAAGTCCAGGACTGAGGAATATGTGTCTCATTTGGGGAAGATGGTCTTGGACAGTTTCCCTGTCCAAGCCACTCTCCACTTCTACAACGATGACTCCAGCTCTGAGGATGATGAAGATATGGAGGAAGAGCTGGAGGTTCATTCACACAGTTTGGATCACAGATCCCATCCACTCAGAGAGAATTTAGAGAGGTAG